A region of Chloracidobacterium sp. DNA encodes the following proteins:
- the dcm gene encoding DNA (cytosine-5-)-methyltransferase produces the protein MKVVSFFAGAGGLDLGFEKAGFDVVWGNEYDKTIWDTYRENHKRTELDTRSIRDISSDEVPDCDGIIGGPPCQSWSEAGALRGIKDARGQLFFEFMRILADKRPNRKSIQKVKSN, from the coding sequence ATGAAAGTTGTTTCATTTTTTGCGGGCGCGGGTGGGCTTGATCTTGGTTTCGAGAAGGCTGGCTTTGATGTTGTTTGGGGTAACGAGTATGACAAGACAATTTGGGACACTTATCGCGAAAACCATAAACGAACGGAACTCGATACCAGAAGCATACGAGATATAAGCTCAGATGAAGTTCCTGATTGCGACGGAATAATTGGCGGCCCACCTTGCCAAAGCTGGAGTGAAGCAGGAGCGCTTAGGGGAATAAAAGATGCCCGTGGTCAATTGTTCTTTGAGTTTATGCGCATCTTGGCAGATAAGCGTCCGAATCGGAAAAGTATTCAAAAAGTAAAATCAAATTGA